The following coding sequences are from one Caminibacter pacificus window:
- a CDS encoding aspartate carbamoyltransferase catalytic subunit, translating to MSKHLTHTKDLSKEEILRIFSYAKEYLDEKKRDDLKGKLIINIFFENSTRTRSSFEIAALRLSADVVNLDVARSSTAKGETLFDTAANLDAMGPDAIVVRHNRAGVPKILSKYVNCSIINAGDGAHQHPTQGLLDLFTLLQKWGSLEDKTIAIVGDIRNSRVANSDIELFTRFGAKVILVGPPQFLPKTHLPTTHNLKEAIDQADAVISLRTQTERHANATFASLNDYATNFKITKDLIKDKDIIIMHPGPVHRNIDIADEVLEDERCLVLTQVKNGVAVRAGILKYLIG from the coding sequence ATGTCAAAACATTTAACCCATACTAAAGATTTAAGCAAAGAGGAGATATTACGAATCTTCTCATATGCAAAAGAGTATCTTGACGAGAAAAAAAGAGATGATTTAAAAGGTAAGCTTATTATTAATATCTTTTTTGAAAACTCTACAAGAACGAGAAGCTCTTTTGAAATAGCCGCTCTTAGACTCTCAGCCGACGTAGTTAATCTTGACGTAGCAAGAAGCTCTACTGCAAAAGGAGAAACTCTTTTTGATACCGCCGCAAATCTTGACGCTATGGGTCCTGATGCGATTGTAGTACGTCATAACCGCGCGGGAGTTCCTAAAATATTATCGAAATACGTCAATTGTTCTATCATAAACGCAGGAGACGGAGCACACCAACACCCGACTCAAGGACTTCTTGATTTATTCACACTTCTTCAAAAATGGGGAAGTTTGGAAGACAAAACTATAGCGATAGTAGGAGATATAAGAAACAGCAGAGTAGCAAACAGCGACATAGAGCTTTTCACAAGATTCGGAGCAAAAGTAATTCTCGTAGGTCCTCCTCAGTTTTTACCAAAAACCCACTTGCCGACAACCCACAACCTAAAAGAAGCCATCGACCAAGCCGACGCTGTAATAAGTCTAAGAACTCAAACGGAAAGACACGCAAACGCAACTTTCGCTTCTCTAAACGATTATGCAACTAACTTCAAAATAACAAAAGACCTTATAAAAGATAAAGATATTATCATAATGCACCCGGGGCCGGTCCACAGAAACATAGACATTGCGGATGAAGTTTTGGAAGATGAAAGATGTCTTGTTTTAACGCAAGTAAAAAACGGCGTGGCCGTTAGAGCCGGAATCTTAAAATATCTAATCGGGTAA
- a CDS encoding aminodeoxychorismate synthase component I: MKFFLIDFNGNIFIEDISKLKDIYFSFPALTLSAPKTPKKKLILKKEPISFERYQKAFSEVIREIEKGNTYLLNLTFPTKIKTNYTLLDIYNHSKAKFKLLFKDKFVCFSPERFVKIQNDKIYTYPMKGTIDASIPEAKTLILNNEKEMAEHTMVVDLLRNDLGIIAREVKVNKFRFIDKIKAGDKELLQVSSEIEATLPKNWHENWLELILKMLPAGSVTGTPKKKTVEIIKRVENYDRGFYTGIFGITDEKTFLDSAVIIRYVEKNDDFIYKSGGGITIDSNIKKEYEELINKVYIPI, encoded by the coding sequence ATGAAGTTTTTTTTAATAGATTTTAACGGAAACATTTTTATCGAAGATATCTCGAAATTAAAGGATATCTATTTTTCTTTTCCCGCTTTAACTCTTAGCGCACCGAAAACTCCTAAAAAAAAGCTTATTTTAAAAAAAGAGCCTATTTCTTTTGAGAGATATCAAAAAGCTTTTAGCGAAGTAATAAGAGAAATAGAAAAAGGAAACACCTATCTTTTAAATTTAACATTCCCTACAAAAATAAAAACCAATTATACTTTGCTTGATATCTACAATCACTCAAAAGCGAAATTCAAACTCTTATTCAAAGACAAATTCGTCTGTTTCTCACCCGAGAGGTTCGTAAAAATACAAAATGACAAAATATACACCTACCCTATGAAAGGTACGATTGACGCTTCTATTCCTGAAGCGAAAACTTTAATTTTAAACAATGAAAAAGAAATGGCCGAACATACGATGGTTGTGGATTTATTAAGAAACGATTTGGGAATAATTGCAAGAGAAGTAAAAGTAAATAAATTTAGATTCATAGATAAAATTAAAGCCGGAGATAAGGAATTACTGCAAGTTAGCAGTGAAATAGAAGCGACTCTTCCTAAAAATTGGCATGAAAATTGGCTTGAGCTTATTTTAAAAATGCTTCCGGCAGGCTCAGTTACGGGTACGCCTAAAAAAAAGACGGTTGAAATAATAAAAAGAGTCGAAAATTACGACAGAGGTTTTTATACCGGAATTTTCGGCATAACTGATGAAAAAACATTCTTAGATAGCGCAGTAATCATAAGATACGTTGAAAAAAATGACGACTTTATTTACAAAAGCGGTGGGGGAATTACTATCGATAGTAACATAAAAAAAGAGTATGAAGAGCTGATAAATAAAGTCTATATTCCGATTTGA
- a CDS encoding diguanylate cyclase: MNILIVEDNAMYSKILINYLSKKILFASFSTISSFKELKNNYDYDLFIVDFNLPDASGEQINFLLEKNKSVIIISASDSSEIKEKFNDKIVDFLKKDDSSTIEYLSRLIKRLQKNKNINVLLIEDSKAMRNFQANILKRININVITASDGEEGLEKLKQNDIDLLITDINLPKTDGIEVIKRVRKEKSIEEFPILAVSSNHDNTSSRALKKGANDFITKPFEKEEFIVRVNNLLEMFESIKKYKKEVMTDPLTGAYNRLYLQTKLDGLFKIYETKSIAMLDIDFFKQINDTYGHQCGDEVLQTFVKVIKNTIRRGDITIRYGGEEFLIFMPNVNKKEALIVVTKIRIALKDYDFTFSAGIADEGETLAEMIKIADERLYKAKESGRNRVIIQ, from the coding sequence TTGAATATTCTTATTGTTGAAGATAACGCAATGTATTCTAAAATTTTGATTAATTATTTGAGTAAAAAGATACTTTTCGCTTCATTTTCCACGATTTCTTCCTTTAAAGAATTAAAAAATAATTACGATTACGATTTGTTTATTGTGGATTTCAATCTTCCGGATGCAAGCGGTGAGCAGATAAATTTTTTGCTTGAAAAAAATAAAAGCGTAATCATTATTTCGGCGAGTGATAGTAGTGAAATAAAAGAAAAATTTAATGATAAAATTGTTGATTTTTTGAAAAAAGACGACTCTTCGACTATCGAATATCTCTCTCGTCTTATTAAAAGACTTCAAAAGAATAAAAATATCAATGTTTTACTTATAGAAGACTCAAAAGCTATGAGAAATTTTCAGGCGAATATTTTAAAAAGAATTAATATAAACGTTATAACCGCAAGTGACGGAGAAGAAGGACTTGAAAAACTAAAGCAAAACGATATAGATTTGCTTATTACGGATATAAATTTGCCGAAAACTGACGGTATCGAAGTAATTAAAAGAGTGAGAAAAGAGAAATCTATCGAAGAGTTTCCTATTTTAGCCGTCTCTTCAAATCATGACAATACCTCCTCAAGAGCGTTAAAAAAAGGTGCGAACGATTTTATAACCAAACCTTTTGAAAAAGAGGAATTTATCGTTAGGGTCAATAATCTTCTTGAAATGTTCGAATCGATTAAAAAATACAAAAAAGAAGTAATGACCGACCCTTTAACGGGAGCTTACAATAGACTATATCTTCAAACGAAACTTGATGGTCTTTTCAAAATATATGAAACAAAAAGCATTGCAATGCTTGATATCGACTTTTTCAAACAGATAAACGACACTTACGGGCATCAATGCGGTGATGAAGTTCTTCAAACGTTTGTAAAAGTTATAAAAAATACGATTAGAAGAGGGGATATTACGATTAGGTACGGCGGTGAAGAATTTTTGATTTTTATGCCTAATGTAAATAAAAAAGAAGCTTTAATAGTGGTAACAAAAATAAGAATAGCACTAAAAGATTACGATTTTACATTTTCCGCAGGAATTGCGGATGAGGGTGAGACGCTTGCTGAAATGATAAAAATTGCCGATGAGAGACTTTATAAAGCTAAAGAAAGCGGAAGAAATAGGGTGATTATCCAATAA
- the glnA gene encoding type I glutamate--ammonia ligase has product MTAKEFLEQCRENEIEFIDFRFTDIKGVWHHVTYDIDAIDEEVLENGLPFDGSSIPAWQPINESDMVLKPDFEIGTHFIDPFTADPTMVVFCDVYNTDGTPYEKCPRSIAKRTLQYMAEQGIGDVAYFGPENEFFVFENVVIRDEINSQCYEVDTIEGAWNDYIAEFGDELNIGHRPRTKGGYSPVPPVDSMMDLRAEMVKVLKEVGLQTFVVHHEVAQGQGEIGVKFGTLVEAADNVQKLKYVVKMVAHLNGKTATFMPKPLYGDNGNGMHTHQSIWKDGRNMFYDPNGYANLSKVALQYIAGVFENANAVAAFTNASMNSYKRLQPGFEAPNILAYSAKNRSASCRIPWGAGEKSVRTEFRFPDSTANPYLAFSVMLLAGLWGIKNNAEIYEAAREPLNEDLFELTLDEIKERGIRTLPATLREAIYAVEDELAKEDSFLKVTLKDGSRVFTDNFLKTYIDYKYETEIIPVEGRPHPYEFITSYSC; this is encoded by the coding sequence ATGACTGCAAAAGAATTTCTTGAACAATGTAGAGAAAACGAAATCGAATTTATTGACTTCAGATTTACTGATATTAAAGGGGTATGGCATCACGTAACTTACGATATCGATGCAATTGACGAAGAAGTGCTTGAAAACGGACTTCCGTTTGATGGTAGCTCAATTCCTGCGTGGCAACCAATTAACGAATCAGATATGGTATTAAAACCTGATTTTGAAATCGGTACTCACTTTATAGACCCTTTCACAGCCGACCCAACAATGGTAGTTTTCTGTGACGTTTACAATACTGACGGAACTCCGTATGAAAAATGTCCAAGAAGCATCGCAAAAAGAACACTTCAATATATGGCTGAGCAAGGAATCGGTGACGTTGCTTACTTCGGACCTGAAAATGAATTTTTCGTATTCGAAAACGTAGTAATCAGAGATGAAATCAACTCTCAATGTTATGAAGTTGATACAATTGAAGGTGCATGGAACGATTATATTGCCGAATTCGGTGATGAGCTTAACATCGGACACAGACCAAGAACAAAAGGTGGATATTCCCCGGTACCTCCTGTTGATAGCATGATGGACTTAAGAGCTGAAATGGTAAAAGTTCTTAAAGAAGTAGGTCTTCAAACATTCGTAGTTCACCACGAAGTTGCACAAGGTCAAGGTGAAATCGGTGTTAAATTCGGAACTCTTGTAGAAGCTGCTGATAACGTACAAAAATTAAAATACGTTGTAAAAATGGTAGCTCATCTAAACGGAAAAACAGCTACGTTTATGCCAAAACCTCTATATGGTGATAACGGAAACGGAATGCATACTCACCAATCTATCTGGAAAGACGGAAGAAATATGTTCTATGATCCAAACGGATATGCAAACTTAAGCAAAGTTGCTCTTCAATATATCGCTGGTGTATTTGAAAACGCTAACGCAGTTGCTGCGTTTACAAACGCAAGTATGAACTCTTACAAAAGACTTCAACCTGGATTTGAAGCTCCGAATATCTTAGCTTACAGCGCTAAAAACAGAAGTGCAAGCTGTAGAATTCCTTGGGGTGCAGGTGAAAAATCAGTAAGAACTGAATTCAGATTCCCTGATAGTACGGCTAATCCTTATTTAGCATTCAGTGTAATGCTTCTTGCTGGTCTATGGGGTATTAAAAACAACGCTGAAATTTACGAAGCTGCAAGAGAACCTCTAAACGAAGACCTATTCGAATTAACTCTTGATGAAATTAAAGAAAGAGGAATTAGAACTCTTCCGGCTACTCTAAGAGAAGCTATTTACGCTGTAGAAGACGAGCTTGCAAAAGAAGACAGCTTCTTAAAAGTTACTTTAAAAGACGGAAGTAGAGTATTTACTGACAACTTCCTAAAAACATACATCGATTATAAATACGAAACAGAAATTATTCCTGTTGAGGGAAGACCGCATCCATACGAATTTATTACAAGCTACTCTTGCTAA
- a CDS encoding aminotransferase class IV has product MDLIETMLVTNRNIQNFELHIDRVKRSCEYLKWKFDIQEWESIKDKFPYNESIRLRVTYNQKGIRDLELFKIQKREFKTFKVVQIDFDYFLKKKNRKNFETLKKRYPKFDELILIKNELVTDTTISNLAFFTGNEWITPKFPLLKGTKREELLKKGLLKEEIIKKSDLKYLKKIAMINAILGFFEIDEYDIIK; this is encoded by the coding sequence ATGGATTTAATTGAAACGATGCTTGTTACGAATCGTAACATTCAAAATTTCGAGCTGCACATCGACAGAGTCAAAAGAAGCTGCGAATACCTAAAATGGAAATTCGATATACAAGAATGGGAATCGATTAAAGATAAATTTCCATACAACGAATCAATCAGACTTAGAGTTACTTATAACCAAAAAGGAATAAGAGATTTGGAGCTTTTCAAGATTCAAAAAAGAGAATTTAAAACTTTTAAAGTCGTTCAGATCGATTTTGATTATTTTTTAAAGAAAAAAAATAGAAAAAATTTCGAAACCTTAAAAAAAAGATACCCAAAATTCGACGAACTTATTCTTATAAAAAACGAATTGGTTACCGATACTACGATATCGAATCTCGCATTTTTTACGGGAAACGAATGGATTACTCCTAAATTCCCACTGCTAAAAGGAACAAAAAGAGAAGAACTTTTAAAAAAAGGGCTTTTAAAAGAAGAGATTATAAAAAAAAGCGATTTGAAATATTTAAAAAAAATAGCCATGATTAACGCTATTTTGGGCTTTTTTGAAATAGACGAATATGATATAATAAAATAA
- a CDS encoding M3 family oligoendopeptidase — protein sequence MMNWDLTPLFSSISEAEEFLKQAEFKAIEFEKKYKNRLYTLTPEEFLNVLKEFEEIWENIGRALTYIYLVFATDSTKGNFLGKFQELATKAEEHLVWFELEFIYLPIDKQQRFIDNAGVYKYYLIHLQEEAPYRLSEKEEKILMKKDLTSSSAFSRLFDETLSRLRFFFEGKKYSEEEILSKLYSPDRNVRKKAQVSLTLGLKPHQELLAYIYNQVKKDWKIDHIEIRGYDSPEDPRHLSNRVSKKSVDALANSVNENTTIVADYYEIKKRLLGYDKLFDYDRYAPIKLTDKTPEISFEEAKELVLNAFKNFSNTFYEIAKKAFDEKWIDVYPKEGKRGGAFSHSATPKAHPYVLLNYTNQRRDVFTLAHELGHAIHQYLAREVGYLNQDTPLTTAETASIFAEMLLFEEIKSSLDKKELIETYAAKLEDVFATVFRQIVFTNFERKVHKFDELKPEDYNKIWMEENQKMFKDSVILTENYKIWWSYIPHFIHSPFYCYSYAYAQLLVFTLYKLYKEGFENFEEKYIEFLKQGGSIPPKKQLKELFGLDIENENFWEKGIAVIREMLSEFKGLCDDI from the coding sequence ATAATGAATTGGGATTTAACACCGCTTTTCAGCTCTATTAGCGAAGCCGAAGAGTTTTTAAAACAAGCGGAATTTAAGGCTATAGAATTTGAAAAAAAATACAAAAACAGACTCTACACCCTAACTCCCGAAGAGTTTTTAAACGTATTGAAAGAATTCGAAGAAATTTGGGAAAATATTGGAAGAGCATTAACTTATATATACTTAGTTTTCGCAACGGATTCTACAAAAGGAAACTTCTTAGGAAAATTCCAAGAACTCGCTACAAAAGCGGAAGAACACCTCGTTTGGTTCGAACTTGAATTTATCTATTTACCTATCGATAAACAACAAAGATTTATCGACAACGCAGGAGTTTACAAATACTACTTGATTCATCTTCAAGAAGAAGCGCCTTACAGACTAAGCGAAAAAGAAGAAAAAATCTTAATGAAAAAAGATTTGACAAGCTCAAGCGCTTTTTCAAGACTTTTTGACGAAACTCTCAGCAGACTCAGATTTTTCTTCGAAGGTAAAAAATATAGCGAAGAAGAGATTTTAAGCAAACTCTATTCACCGGATAGAAACGTAAGAAAAAAAGCGCAGGTCAGCCTAACTTTAGGACTAAAACCTCATCAAGAACTTTTGGCTTACATTTACAATCAAGTAAAAAAAGATTGGAAAATAGACCATATTGAAATCAGAGGTTACGACTCCCCTGAAGACCCTCGCCATTTATCAAACAGAGTCAGCAAAAAAAGTGTTGATGCGCTTGCAAATAGCGTAAACGAAAACACAACTATAGTAGCTGATTATTACGAAATCAAAAAAAGACTCTTAGGATACGACAAACTCTTCGACTACGACAGATACGCACCTATAAAACTTACGGATAAAACTCCTGAAATTTCGTTTGAAGAAGCAAAAGAGTTAGTATTAAACGCATTTAAAAATTTTTCAAATACGTTTTATGAAATCGCTAAAAAAGCTTTTGATGAAAAATGGATAGACGTATATCCTAAAGAAGGAAAAAGAGGAGGAGCGTTTTCTCACTCCGCAACACCAAAAGCCCACCCTTACGTACTTTTAAACTACACCAACCAAAGAAGAGACGTATTTACGTTAGCTCACGAATTAGGTCACGCAATACATCAATACCTTGCAAGAGAAGTAGGATACCTAAACCAAGACACTCCCCTAACCACAGCCGAGACCGCAAGTATTTTTGCGGAAATGCTTCTGTTTGAAGAGATTAAAAGCTCACTTGATAAAAAAGAGCTCATAGAAACATACGCGGCAAAATTAGAAGACGTATTCGCTACCGTATTCAGACAAATAGTATTTACCAATTTTGAGAGAAAAGTTCATAAATTCGACGAGCTAAAACCTGAAGATTACAATAAAATATGGATGGAAGAAAATCAAAAAATGTTTAAAGACAGCGTAATTTTGACCGAAAACTACAAAATTTGGTGGAGTTATATTCCTCATTTCATACACTCTCCGTTTTATTGTTACTCTTACGCTTACGCGCAGCTTTTAGTATTCACGCTTTATAAACTATATAAAGAAGGCTTTGAAAACTTCGAAGAAAAATATATAGAGTTCCTAAAACAAGGCGGAAGCATACCTCCTAAAAAACAACTAAAAGAGCTTTTCGGCTTAGATATCGAAAATGAAAACTTCTGGGAAAAAGGTATTGCCGTTATTAGAGAAATGCTAAGCGAATTCAAAGGATTATGCGATGATATTTGA
- a CDS encoding LysR family transcriptional regulator translates to MVIKYLDKIYTFLVINKEASFSKASKILGISQPAVTQQIRILENFLGVTLFERKKNGVILTKDGQNFLTIAKEFEKFLEDFENKIDKFKNLDSPFLIGASPTVGNYNLPECIKYYKTLINKEINLIIKSNDALFEDVANSAIDMAFVTKKKKNGLNYVEWIEDELVVFSNKPLPSTIELEDLKNYKMICREPNSSTREFIKNVFEAQEFECDTLNIISLVHNSTALKYTVMNANDQVVSIISKMVIKEELRDKKLFAAKIKGMNLKRKTYVVYKEKTKDIEAILNFIKS, encoded by the coding sequence ATGGTTATAAAGTATTTAGATAAAATATATACTTTTTTGGTGATTAATAAAGAAGCTTCGTTTTCAAAAGCGAGTAAAATTTTGGGGATTTCTCAGCCTGCCGTTACTCAGCAGATAAGAATTTTGGAAAATTTTTTGGGAGTTACGCTTTTTGAACGTAAAAAAAACGGAGTTATTCTCACAAAAGACGGGCAAAATTTTTTGACTATTGCAAAAGAGTTTGAAAAATTTTTAGAGGATTTCGAAAATAAAATAGACAAATTCAAAAACTTGGATTCTCCGTTTTTAATAGGAGCTTCTCCGACTGTAGGTAATTACAATTTGCCTGAATGTATAAAATATTATAAAACCCTCATTAATAAAGAAATCAATCTTATTATCAAAAGCAACGACGCTTTGTTCGAAGATGTTGCAAATTCGGCGATTGATATGGCTTTCGTAACCAAAAAGAAAAAAAACGGACTTAATTACGTAGAGTGGATAGAAGACGAGCTTGTGGTCTTTTCCAATAAGCCGCTTCCGTCTACTATAGAGCTTGAAGATTTGAAAAATTATAAAATGATTTGTCGTGAGCCGAACTCTTCTACAAGAGAATTCATTAAAAACGTTTTTGAAGCGCAAGAATTCGAGTGTGATACTTTAAATATTATAAGTTTGGTGCATAATTCGACAGCTTTAAAATATACGGTTATGAATGCAAATGACCAAGTCGTTTCTATAATTTCTAAAATGGTAATCAAAGAAGAGCTTAGAGATAAAAAACTTTTTGCCGCAAAAATTAAAGGAATGAATCTAAAAAGAAAAACGTATGTCGTTTATAAAGAAAAAACGAAAGATATCGAAGCTATTTTGAATTTTATTAAATCTTAA
- a CDS encoding ATP-dependent helicase encodes MKFLDELNDVQKEAATHIDGALLILAGAGSGKTKTITTRLAYLLSLGIDPANTLTLTFTNKAANEMRERALSLLEGQNIPHPPLLSTFHKFGLMFLKLYIHLINRDNNFVIIDSDDQRKIIKQISSDLPPNFISKEISKYKNSFLTPDEVYALATDSVYKNLAHIYEKYQNYLLENNLVDFDDLLLLTYKILNENDDLADEISDKYQYIMVDEYQDTNEIQLLLLKRLCKNHNNICVVGDDDQSIYGFRGANHKNILDFEKDFNAKVIKLEINYRSTNQILNAANNLISFNKNRYGKKLISARGDGKDIEILRNYNEIAEAEMIAKKIRDLINQGVDPKEIAVLYRINALSRSIEDGLRNYGIPYKLVGGMKFYEREEIKDLISYLRLLVNPHDDYSFKRVVNKPRRGIGKATIAKIEEAKGDKSFIEYIKENDLSIISKKAAKTLKDFVNTLELLSKMSLDELPENLEEIFELSKSYKDEDKARNIEEFYGMMRERSDLNIREFLNELSLETDQDKITMDMINVMTIHASKGLEFDHLFVIGMEEGFFPLNDADIEEERRLAYVAITRARKDLTLSYVESRYIHGKRSPVNKSRFLTEAGLIKGERVELKESSAIKTGSLVKHKVFGTGRVLGINKAGNKTKLKIDFGGSVREILSDFVEKV; translated from the coding sequence ATGAAGTTTTTAGACGAATTAAATGATGTCCAAAAAGAAGCCGCAACTCATATCGACGGCGCTCTTTTGATTTTAGCAGGAGCCGGAAGCGGTAAAACAAAAACTATTACGACAAGACTCGCTTATCTTTTATCGTTAGGAATAGACCCGGCAAACACCTTGACACTCACTTTCACCAACAAAGCGGCAAACGAAATGAGAGAGAGGGCTCTTAGTCTGCTCGAAGGGCAAAACATCCCTCACCCTCCTTTACTATCGACGTTTCACAAATTCGGTCTTATGTTTTTAAAACTATACATTCATCTTATAAATAGAGACAACAATTTCGTAATCATCGACAGCGACGACCAAAGAAAAATAATAAAACAAATCTCAAGCGACTTGCCTCCTAATTTTATCTCAAAAGAGATTAGCAAATATAAAAATTCGTTTTTAACTCCTGATGAAGTTTACGCTTTAGCAACGGATAGCGTATATAAAAATTTGGCTCATATTTACGAAAAATACCAAAACTACCTGCTTGAAAACAATCTCGTAGATTTTGACGACCTTTTGTTGCTAACATACAAAATTTTAAACGAAAATGACGACTTGGCGGATGAGATAAGCGACAAATACCAATACATTATGGTCGATGAATATCAAGATACCAACGAAATTCAATTACTGCTTTTAAAAAGATTATGTAAAAATCACAACAACATCTGCGTCGTAGGTGACGATGACCAATCGATATACGGCTTTAGAGGCGCAAACCACAAAAACATACTCGATTTCGAAAAAGACTTCAATGCAAAAGTGATAAAACTTGAAATCAACTACCGCTCGACAAATCAAATACTCAACGCCGCAAACAACCTGATAAGTTTCAACAAAAACAGATACGGCAAAAAATTAATCTCCGCAAGAGGCGACGGAAAAGATATAGAAATTTTGAGAAACTACAACGAAATCGCCGAAGCGGAAATGATAGCCAAAAAAATCAGAGATTTGATAAACCAAGGAGTAGACCCGAAAGAAATCGCAGTACTTTACAGAATAAACGCCCTTTCCCGCTCTATTGAAGACGGACTTAGAAATTACGGCATACCTTACAAGCTCGTCGGCGGTATGAAATTCTACGAAAGAGAAGAGATAAAAGACTTAATTAGCTATTTAAGACTTCTTGTTAATCCTCACGACGATTACTCTTTTAAAAGAGTCGTAAATAAACCCAGAAGAGGAATAGGAAAAGCGACTATCGCAAAAATAGAAGAAGCAAAAGGAGATAAAAGTTTTATCGAATACATAAAAGAAAACGACCTCTCAATTATTAGCAAAAAAGCTGCAAAAACATTAAAAGATTTCGTAAATACTCTTGAACTATTAAGCAAAATGTCATTGGACGAACTGCCTGAAAATTTAGAAGAGATATTCGAACTATCAAAAAGCTACAAAGATGAAGACAAAGCAAGAAATATCGAAGAGTTTTACGGAATGATGAGAGAAAGAAGCGATTTGAATATCAGAGAATTTCTAAACGAGCTTTCATTAGAAACGGACCAAGATAAAATCACTATGGATATGATAAACGTTATGACGATTCACGCAAGCAAAGGTCTTGAATTCGATCATCTTTTCGTTATCGGAATGGAAGAAGGGTTTTTCCCTCTAAACGACGCCGATATCGAAGAAGAAAGACGCCTTGCTTATGTAGCTATCACAAGAGCGAGAAAAGATTTGACTCTTTCATATGTCGAGAGCAGATATATTCACGGGAAAAGAAGTCCCGTTAACAAAAGCAGATTTTTAACTGAAGCCGGATTGATAAAAGGCGAAAGAGTGGAGCTTAAAGAATCAAGCGCAATAAAAACAGGTTCTCTTGTCAAACACAAAGTTTTCGGAACGGGAAGAGTACTTGGTATCAACAAAGCCGGAAATAAAACAAAACTAAAAATAGATTTCGGAGGAAGTGTTAGAGAGATACTTAGCGATTTTGTGGAGAAAGTGTGA